Proteins encoded in a region of the Azospirillum thiophilum genome:
- a CDS encoding response regulator: MKLLVVEDDPLIGPAVKAVLENAGYTVVGPLRDAAKAARVGARECPDLALVDVNLAGGENGLVLARRLWEENGVPSLLMTGFDHHAAEARSFAMGLLRKPVMPDALVQAIGTASEILSGLRPSFKPAALELFTGSAATAAALPKARTA; the protein is encoded by the coding sequence TTGAAGTTGCTTGTCGTCGAGGACGATCCGCTGATCGGTCCGGCCGTGAAGGCCGTTCTGGAGAATGCGGGCTACACCGTGGTCGGACCGCTGCGTGATGCCGCCAAGGCCGCGCGGGTCGGTGCCCGCGAGTGTCCCGACCTGGCGCTGGTCGACGTCAATCTCGCCGGCGGGGAGAACGGCCTCGTGCTGGCCCGGCGACTGTGGGAGGAGAATGGCGTTCCGTCGCTGCTGATGACCGGTTTCGATCACCATGCTGCGGAAGCGCGGAGCTTCGCCATGGGTCTGCTGCGCAAACCGGTGATGCCGGACGCGCTGGTCCAGGCCATCGGCACCGCAAGCGAGATCCTGAGCGGCCTGCGCCCCTCCTTCAAGCCTGCCGCGCTGGAGCTGTTCACCGGTTCCGCGGCGACTGCCGCAGCCCTGCCCAAGGCGCGTACGGCCTGA
- a CDS encoding oxepin-CoA hydrolase, alternative type — protein sequence MTGRLTVAHQGRVMVLTMDDAATRNALGPDMMATARDALNQAAADPDVGAVVLTGAGGTFSSGGNLGALLDNAKSDPEVTRANLELFHGWTRAMRACPKPVVAAVEGAAAGAGFSIALGCDLIVAAEDATFTLAYVKVGLNPDGGATAFLARAATPQLAAEIMFEGGRIGAERLAQLAIVNRLVAPGAALAEATAWAEQLAAGPTLAIGRAKRLIESGFGAPDAQLDREAAFFAEALHGAEAAEGIAAFFEKRAPDYPRG from the coding sequence ATGACGGGACGACTGACCGTCGCGCATCAGGGGCGCGTGATGGTGCTGACGATGGACGACGCGGCCACCAGGAACGCGCTGGGACCGGACATGATGGCGACCGCGCGCGACGCGCTGAACCAGGCAGCGGCGGACCCGGATGTCGGCGCCGTCGTGCTGACCGGGGCGGGCGGTACCTTCAGTTCCGGCGGCAATCTTGGGGCACTGCTTGACAACGCCAAGTCCGATCCGGAGGTGACCCGCGCCAACCTGGAGCTTTTCCATGGCTGGACCCGCGCCATGCGCGCCTGTCCCAAGCCGGTGGTCGCCGCGGTCGAGGGGGCAGCCGCGGGTGCAGGCTTTTCCATTGCGCTCGGCTGCGATCTGATCGTGGCTGCCGAGGATGCAACGTTCACGTTGGCTTATGTGAAGGTTGGGCTGAATCCGGACGGTGGGGCGACAGCCTTCCTCGCCCGCGCGGCTACGCCGCAACTGGCGGCGGAGATCATGTTCGAAGGCGGCAGGATCGGTGCGGAACGGCTGGCCCAGCTTGCCATCGTCAATCGGCTGGTCGCCCCCGGTGCCGCCCTGGCCGAGGCGACGGCTTGGGCGGAGCAACTGGCCGCCGGACCGACGCTCGCCATCGGCCGGGCCAAGCGGCTGATCGAAAGCGGGTTCGGCGCGCCCGACGCGCAGCTCGACCGCGAAGCTGCCTTCTTCGCCGAGGCGTTGCACGGCGCGGAGGCGGCGGAGGGGATCGCCGCCTTCTTCGAGAAGCGGGCGCCCGACTACCCCCGCGGTTGA
- the treY gene encoding malto-oligosyltrehalose synthase translates to MAPAAGKPIPRATYRVQLNGAFGFDRTAAIADYIARLGVSHLYASPYMKARPGSTHGYDIVDHNALNPELGDQNAFQEMVGALKRNSLGQILDFVPNHMGVGGSDNEWWLNVLEWGEESPYSGYFDIEWDSDYRYLQGKLLVPVLGDQYGAVLMSGGLELRFDQETGSFAVWAYDSHKLPVRPQDYGIVLGDDHPDLERIGDAFTHLAYARPHQIPRAAVQKAELATLVAARPDVADAIAQRLTAFRGYSGEMESWGRLHELIGRQNWRVAYFKVAADDINYRRFFNINELAGLRMDEPELFDVAHRMVLAMVKDGTLDGIRIDHIDGLIDPKGYCERLVEAAGTPFYLVVEKILARHERLREDWPIDGTTGYEFANLMGGLFVDPKGEEAFSRLYAGFIGNDEPFEEVVRKSKIRIMESEMASELNVLSRKASRIARSNPATADFTANILHQALKETIARFPVYRTYVDGTGPTDLDRRDIDWAISQARRVAQGPDESVYDFLQRLLTTDLVAAPKSGYSHRQVTRFAMRFQQYSGPVMAKGLEDTAFYRYNRLVALNEVGGHPDHFGVSVSAFHRANQDRARNWPGNMLSTTTHDTKRGEDTRARLYALSEMPEDWERQVQTWSRLLRARRGDVEGTAPPDRSDEYLFYQLLLGAWPVELTGAAPDRIDQSAMTAFAERIVGAMTKSMREAKLHSTWAAPNEAYESAVVGFIHDALDVTRRNAFLEAFLPFQATLARIGMVNGLAQTLLKLTSPGVPDIYQGCELWNLSLVDPDNRSPVDYEARRTLLDEVEDVVERGAVAGLLERWTDGAIKLAVTRQALALRADKPEIFAAGEYLPLEATGERADHVVAYARRNGDDSVVVAVPRLVGRLGENPDWGNTAIPLPRGTRWRDRLTGKEVEGQDAVSLATLFADLPIALLSRDG, encoded by the coding sequence ATGGCCCCCGCCGCCGGCAAGCCCATCCCTCGTGCGACGTACCGGGTCCAGCTGAATGGCGCGTTCGGCTTCGACCGCACCGCCGCCATCGCCGACTACATAGCCCGGCTGGGCGTCAGCCACCTCTATGCCTCGCCCTACATGAAGGCGCGGCCGGGCAGCACCCACGGTTACGACATCGTCGACCACAACGCCCTCAATCCGGAACTGGGCGACCAGAACGCGTTCCAGGAGATGGTCGGGGCGTTGAAGCGCAACAGCCTTGGCCAGATCCTGGATTTCGTGCCGAACCACATGGGCGTCGGCGGCTCAGACAATGAATGGTGGTTGAATGTGCTGGAGTGGGGCGAGGAAAGCCCGTATTCCGGGTATTTCGACATCGAATGGGACTCCGACTACCGCTATCTCCAGGGCAAGCTGCTGGTCCCCGTCCTTGGCGACCAGTACGGCGCGGTGCTGATGTCGGGCGGGCTGGAGCTGCGCTTCGATCAGGAGACCGGCAGCTTCGCCGTCTGGGCCTATGACAGCCACAAATTGCCGGTGCGGCCCCAGGATTACGGCATCGTCCTTGGCGACGACCATCCGGATCTGGAACGGATCGGCGACGCCTTCACCCATCTCGCCTACGCCCGGCCCCACCAGATCCCGCGGGCGGCCGTTCAGAAGGCGGAGCTGGCGACGCTGGTCGCCGCCCGGCCTGACGTCGCCGACGCCATCGCCCAGCGGCTGACCGCGTTTCGCGGCTATTCCGGGGAAATGGAAAGCTGGGGCCGCCTGCACGAGTTGATCGGCCGCCAGAACTGGCGTGTCGCTTATTTCAAGGTGGCGGCCGACGACATCAACTACCGACGCTTCTTCAACATCAACGAGCTGGCCGGCCTGCGCATGGACGAGCCGGAGCTGTTCGACGTCGCCCACCGGATGGTGCTGGCGATGGTGAAGGACGGCACGCTCGATGGTATCCGCATCGATCATATCGACGGGCTGATCGACCCCAAGGGTTATTGCGAGCGGCTGGTCGAGGCGGCGGGAACCCCCTTCTACCTGGTGGTGGAGAAGATCCTCGCTCGCCATGAACGCCTGCGCGAGGATTGGCCGATCGACGGCACCACCGGCTACGAGTTCGCCAACCTCATGGGCGGCCTGTTCGTCGATCCCAAGGGAGAAGAGGCCTTTTCCCGTCTCTATGCCGGCTTCATCGGCAACGATGAACCGTTCGAGGAGGTGGTGCGCAAATCCAAGATCCGCATCATGGAAAGCGAGATGGCGAGCGAGCTCAACGTGCTGTCACGCAAGGCGTCGCGCATCGCCCGCTCCAATCCAGCGACCGCCGATTTCACCGCCAACATCCTGCATCAGGCCTTGAAGGAGACGATCGCCCGTTTCCCCGTCTACCGCACCTATGTCGACGGGACAGGGCCCACCGATCTCGACCGCCGCGATATCGACTGGGCGATCTCCCAGGCACGGCGGGTCGCACAGGGGCCGGACGAATCGGTCTATGATTTCCTGCAGCGGCTGCTGACCACCGATCTGGTGGCTGCACCCAAGAGCGGCTACAGCCACCGGCAGGTCACCCGCTTCGCCATGCGCTTCCAGCAATATAGCGGACCGGTGATGGCAAAGGGGCTGGAGGACACCGCCTTCTACCGCTACAACCGGCTGGTCGCGCTGAACGAGGTCGGCGGCCATCCCGACCATTTCGGGGTCAGCGTCTCCGCCTTCCACCGCGCCAACCAAGACCGCGCCCGCAACTGGCCGGGCAACATGCTGTCCACCACCACCCACGACACCAAGCGCGGCGAGGACACCCGCGCCCGCCTCTACGCCCTGTCGGAGATGCCGGAGGACTGGGAAAGGCAGGTCCAGACCTGGAGCCGCCTGCTGCGCGCCCGCCGCGGCGACGTGGAGGGGACCGCCCCGCCCGACCGCAGCGACGAATATCTGTTCTATCAGTTGCTGCTCGGGGCTTGGCCGGTCGAACTGACCGGGGCGGCACCTGACCGGATCGACCAGTCGGCGATGACCGCATTCGCCGAGCGCATCGTCGGTGCCATGACCAAGTCGATGCGCGAGGCCAAGCTGCATTCGACCTGGGCAGCGCCCAATGAGGCCTACGAATCGGCCGTGGTCGGCTTCATCCATGATGCGCTGGACGTCACCCGCCGCAACGCCTTCCTGGAAGCCTTCCTGCCCTTCCAGGCGACGCTGGCACGCATCGGCATGGTTAATGGGCTGGCCCAGACCCTGCTGAAGCTGACCAGCCCCGGGGTACCCGACATCTACCAGGGCTGCGAGTTGTGGAACCTCAGCCTCGTCGATCCCGACAACCGGTCGCCGGTCGACTATGAGGCGCGCCGCACCCTCTTGGACGAGGTGGAAGATGTGGTTGAACGGGGCGCCGTGGCCGGGCTGCTGGAACGATGGACCGATGGCGCCATCAAGCTGGCCGTGACCCGGCAAGCCCTGGCCCTGCGCGCCGATAAGCCGGAAATCTTCGCTGCCGGCGAGTATCTGCCGCTGGAGGCGACCGGCGAGCGCGCCGACCATGTCGTCGCCTATGCGCGGCGCAACGGCGACGACAGCGTAGTGGTTGCGGTGCCGCGGCTGGTGGGCCGGCTGGGCGAAAACCCGGACTGGGGCAACACCGCCATCCCGCTGCCGCGCGGCACCCGATGGCGCGACCGGCTGACCGGGAAGGAGGTCGAAGGGCAAGACGCGGTATCGCTCGCCACGCTGTTCGCCGATCTCCCGATAGCCCTGCTGTCCCGAGACGGCTGA